One window of the Eucalyptus grandis isolate ANBG69807.140 chromosome 8, ASM1654582v1, whole genome shotgun sequence genome contains the following:
- the LOC104415801 gene encoding uncharacterized protein LOC104415801 isoform X1, with translation MLLVRKSARCPYQFASPHRKAKIPQQLLRPFPRYLVRTCRTPSGSYGLRPTLGCSPRDTPSRSQSILHSPHEHASQTEEEVSDLPHVLGTAQERASDEVGDGDAGAGEPGVHHGEGRRVPAPGGVQGGGRRPARRSDGPRVVDPVPIHRPVRLLSARRLPRVPPQPCPRHRPRRLPLGRRHFPRRHFLHFSTDSTDDSNRGMAFGWLQLTGNIGSIIGSLCSVLIASTSFLGIPGWRIAFHLVAIVSVVVGILVWLFAIDPRHSDDKNQAEDLNSHKSFWSEFKDLVKEAKSVMRIPSFQIIVAQGVSGSFPWSALSFTAMWLELIGFTHNTTAFLTTVFIIAGSLGGLFGGYMGDILAKRLPNSGRIILSQISSGSAIPLAAVLLLALPDDPSTAFMHGLVLFIMGLMISWNNPATNNPIFAEIVPEKSRTSIYALDRSFESVLASFAPPVVGILAQHVYGYKPIPKGSSNSVEIETDRENAASLAKALYTAIGIPMTICCLIYSFLYCTYPRDRDRARMTALIESEMQQMEVDSPHSEENLDGLDMSKSSSSYEKERSVIDINYGMDESIDLDDDEEKSLLSRQLTFAYVKE, from the exons ATGCTTCTTGTCCGAAAATCGGCACGTTGTCCTTATCAATTTGCTTCCCCGCACCGAAAGGCAAAAATCCCCCAGCAACTCCTTCGACCCTTCCCACGATATCTCGTCCGCACATGCCGGACGCCCTCCGGATCGTACGGTCTTCGCCCCACGCTCGGCTGCAGCCCCCGCGATACGCCCTCCCGCAGCCAATCAATCCTCCACAGTCCCCACGAACACGCCAGTCAAACCGAAGAAGAAGTCTCCGATCTGCCTCACGTTCTCGGAACGGCGCAAGAACGCGCGAGCGATGAAGTCGGAGACGGTGACGCTGGTGCTGGTGAACCTGGCGTCCATCATGGAGAGGGCCGACGAGTCCCTGCTCCCGGGGGTGTACAAGGAGGTGGGCGCCGCCCTGCACGCCGATCCGACGGCCCTCGGGTCGTTGACCCTGTTCCGATCCATCGTCCAGTCCGCTTGCTATCCGCTCGCCGCTTACCTCGCGTCCCGCCACAACCGTGCCCACGTCATCGCCCTCGGCGCCTTCCTCTGGGCCGCCGCCACTTTCCTCGTCGCCATTTCCTCCACTTTTCtacag ACTCTACAGACGATAGCAACCGTGGGATGGCATTTGGATGGCTGCAGCTAACAGGCAACATCGGCTCCATCATCGGATCACTGTGTTCTGTTTTAATTGCCTCGACATCCTTCCTGGGAATCCCTGGTTGGAGAATTGCTTTTCACCTGGTCGCCATCGTAAGCGTTGTTGTTGGTATTTTGGTGTGGCTCTTTGCTATTGATCCTCGACATTCTGATGACAAAAATCAAGCTGAAGATCTGAATTCACATAAGTCCTTCTGGTCAGAGTTCAAAGACCTGGTTAAAGAAGCAAAATCTGTGATGAGGATCCCGTCTTTTCAGATAATAGTGGCTCAGGGCGTGTCTGGGTCATTCCCGTGGTCAGCTCTTTCCTTTACCGCAATGTGGTTGGAACTCATTGGCTTCACTCACAATACAACAGCATTCCTCACAACAGTCTTCATTATTGCTGGTTCACTTGGTGGTCTCTTCGGAGGCTATATGGGGGATATTCTTGCCAAACGCTTGCCCAACTCGGGTAGAATAATTCTGTCACAGATAAGTTCTGGTTCGGCGATTCCATTAGCTGCGGTCTTGCTCCTGGCATTGCCTGATGACCCTTCCACAGCCTTCATGCACGGTCTGGTTCTATTTATCATGGGTCTGATGATATCCTGGAATAACCCAGCTACGAACAA TCCAATATTTGCAGAGATAGTCCCTGAGAAATCCAGAACAAGCATCTATGCACTGGATCGCTCTTTTGAGTCCGTCCTGGCATCATTCGCTCCCCCAGTGGTTGGGATTCTTGCTCAGCATGTATACGGGTATAAGCCAATTCCCAAGGGATCATCCAACTCTGTAGAGATAGAAACAGACAGGGAAAACGCTGCATCGCTTGCAAAAGCCCTTTACACAGCTATCGGAATCCCAATGACGATCTGTTGCCTTATTTACTCTTTTCTCTACTGCACGTACCCGAGAGATAGAGACCGTGCAAGAATGACTGCGCTGATTGAATCGGAAATGCAGCAGATGGAGGTCGATAGCCCTCACTCAGAAGAAAATCTGGACGGCCTTGATATGTCAAAGTCGAGCAGCAGTTATGAGAAGGAGAGGAGCGTGATTGACATTAATTACGGAATGGACGAAAGTATTGACTTGGATGACGACGAAGAAAAATCCTTGCTTTCGAGGCAGCTAACCTTTGCATACGTCAAAGAATAA
- the LOC104415801 gene encoding uncharacterized MFS-type transporter YwfA-like isoform X2 → MKSETVTLVLVNLASIMERADESLLPGVYKEVGAALHADPTALGSLTLFRSIVQSACYPLAAYLASRHNRAHVIALGAFLWAAATFLVAISSTFLQVAISRGLNGIGLAIVIPAVLSLVADSTDDSNRGMAFGWLQLTGNIGSIIGSLCSVLIASTSFLGIPGWRIAFHLVAIVSVVVGILVWLFAIDPRHSDDKNQAEDLNSHKSFWSEFKDLVKEAKSVMRIPSFQIIVAQGVSGSFPWSALSFTAMWLELIGFTHNTTAFLTTVFIIAGSLGGLFGGYMGDILAKRLPNSGRIILSQISSGSAIPLAAVLLLALPDDPSTAFMHGLVLFIMGLMISWNNPATNNPIFAEIVPEKSRTSIYALDRSFESVLASFAPPVVGILAQHVYGYKPIPKGSSNSVEIETDRENAASLAKALYTAIGIPMTICCLIYSFLYCTYPRDRDRARMTALIESEMQQMEVDSPHSEENLDGLDMSKSSSSYEKERSVIDINYGMDESIDLDDDEEKSLLSRQLTFAYVKE, encoded by the exons ATGAAGTCGGAGACGGTGACGCTGGTGCTGGTGAACCTGGCGTCCATCATGGAGAGGGCCGACGAGTCCCTGCTCCCGGGGGTGTACAAGGAGGTGGGCGCCGCCCTGCACGCCGATCCGACGGCCCTCGGGTCGTTGACCCTGTTCCGATCCATCGTCCAGTCCGCTTGCTATCCGCTCGCCGCTTACCTCGCGTCCCGCCACAACCGTGCCCACGTCATCGCCCTCGGCGCCTTCCTCTGGGCCGCCGCCACTTTCCTCGTCGCCATTTCCTCCACTTTTCtacag GTAGCGATTTCAAGAGGCTTGAATGGGATCGGACTTGCAATAGTAATACCTGCAGTTCTGTCTCTTGTTGCAGACTCTACAGACGATAGCAACCGTGGGATGGCATTTGGATGGCTGCAGCTAACAGGCAACATCGGCTCCATCATCGGATCACTGTGTTCTGTTTTAATTGCCTCGACATCCTTCCTGGGAATCCCTGGTTGGAGAATTGCTTTTCACCTGGTCGCCATCGTAAGCGTTGTTGTTGGTATTTTGGTGTGGCTCTTTGCTATTGATCCTCGACATTCTGATGACAAAAATCAAGCTGAAGATCTGAATTCACATAAGTCCTTCTGGTCAGAGTTCAAAGACCTGGTTAAAGAAGCAAAATCTGTGATGAGGATCCCGTCTTTTCAGATAATAGTGGCTCAGGGCGTGTCTGGGTCATTCCCGTGGTCAGCTCTTTCCTTTACCGCAATGTGGTTGGAACTCATTGGCTTCACTCACAATACAACAGCATTCCTCACAACAGTCTTCATTATTGCTGGTTCACTTGGTGGTCTCTTCGGAGGCTATATGGGGGATATTCTTGCCAAACGCTTGCCCAACTCGGGTAGAATAATTCTGTCACAGATAAGTTCTGGTTCGGCGATTCCATTAGCTGCGGTCTTGCTCCTGGCATTGCCTGATGACCCTTCCACAGCCTTCATGCACGGTCTGGTTCTATTTATCATGGGTCTGATGATATCCTGGAATAACCCAGCTACGAACAA TCCAATATTTGCAGAGATAGTCCCTGAGAAATCCAGAACAAGCATCTATGCACTGGATCGCTCTTTTGAGTCCGTCCTGGCATCATTCGCTCCCCCAGTGGTTGGGATTCTTGCTCAGCATGTATACGGGTATAAGCCAATTCCCAAGGGATCATCCAACTCTGTAGAGATAGAAACAGACAGGGAAAACGCTGCATCGCTTGCAAAAGCCCTTTACACAGCTATCGGAATCCCAATGACGATCTGTTGCCTTATTTACTCTTTTCTCTACTGCACGTACCCGAGAGATAGAGACCGTGCAAGAATGACTGCGCTGATTGAATCGGAAATGCAGCAGATGGAGGTCGATAGCCCTCACTCAGAAGAAAATCTGGACGGCCTTGATATGTCAAAGTCGAGCAGCAGTTATGAGAAGGAGAGGAGCGTGATTGACATTAATTACGGAATGGACGAAAGTATTGACTTGGATGACGACGAAGAAAAATCCTTGCTTTCGAGGCAGCTAACCTTTGCATACGTCAAAGAATAA
- the LOC104415800 gene encoding uncharacterized MFS-type transporter YwfA isoform X2 has translation MPSRGQSNPPPTTVPTNTPVKSNKEISSLEGAVTEKKSPIFLRSWNGAQEGAMKSETVTLVLVNLASIMERADESLLPGVYKEVGAALHADPTGLGSLTLFRSIVQSACYPLAAYLASRHNRAHVIALGAFLWAAATFLVAISSTFLQVAISRGLNGIGLAIVIPAVQSLVADSTDDSNRGMAFGWLQLTGNIGSIIGSLCSVLIASTSFLGIPGWRIAFHLVAIVSIIVGILVWLFANDPRNSDEKNRAKDLNSRKSFWSELKDLVKEAKSVMKIPSFQIIVAQGVSGSFPWSALSFTAMWLELIGFTHNTTAFLMTIFIIAGSLGGLFGGYMGDILAKRLPNSGRIILSQISSGSAIPLAAVLLLALPDDPSTAFLHGLVLFIMGLIISWNAPATNNAQSNICRDSP, from the exons ATGCCCTCCCGCGGCCAATCAAATCCTCCACCGACTACAGTCCCCACCAACACGCCAGTCAAGTCAAACAAAGAAATTTCTTCCCTCGAAGGCGCAGTGACGGAGAAGAAGTCTCCGATCTTCCTCCGTTCTTGGAACGGCGCGCAAGAAGGCGCGATGAAGTCGGAGACGGTGACGCTGGTGCTGGTGAATCTGGCGTCCATCATGGAGAGGGCCGACGAGTCCCTGCTCCCGGGGGTGTACAAGGAGGTGGGCGCCGCCCTGCACGCCGATCCGACGGGCCTCGGGTCGTTGACCCTGTTCCGATCCATTGTCCAGTCCGCTTGCTATCCGCTCGCCGCTTACCTCGCGTCCCGCCACAACCGTGCCCACGTCATCGCCCTCGGCGCCTTCCTCTGGGCCGCCGCCACTTTCCTCGTCGCCATTTCCTCCACTTTCCTGCag GTAGCAATTTCAAGAGGCTTGAATGGGATCGGACTTGCAATAGTAATACCTGCAGTTCAGTCTCTTGTTGCAGACTCTACAGATGATAGCAACCGTGGGATGGCGTTTGGATGGCTGCAGCTAACGGGCAACATCGGCTCCATCATCGGATCGCTGTGTTCTGTTTTAATAGCCTCAACATCCTTCCTGGGAATCCCCGGTTGGAGAATTGCTTTTCACCTTGTCGCCATAGTAAGCATTATCGTCGGTATTTTGGTGTGGCTCTTTGCTAACGATCCTCGAAATTCTGATGAAAAAAATCGAGCAAAAGATCTGAATTCACGTAAGTCCTTCTGGTCAGAACTCAAAGACCTGGTTAAAGAAGCGAAATCAGTGATGAAGATCCCATCTTTTCAAATTATAGTGGCTCAGGGCGTGTCCGGGTCATTCCCGTGGTCAGCTCTTTCATTTACTGCAATGTGGTTGGAACTCATTGGCTTCACTCACAATACGACAGCATTCCTCATGACAATCTTCATTATTGCTGGTTCACTTGGTGGTCTCTTCGGAGGCTACATGGGGGATATTCTTGCCAAACGGTTGCCCAACTCGGGTAGAATAATCCTGTCACAGATAAGTTCGGGTTCGGCGATTCCATTAGCTGCGGTTTTGCTCCTGGCATTGCCTGATGACCCTTCCACAGCCTTCCTGCATGGTCTGGTTCTGTTTATCATGGGTCTGATCATATCCTGGAATGCCCCAGCTACAAACAA TGCACAGTCCAATATTTGCAGAGATAGTCCCTGA
- the LOC104415800 gene encoding uncharacterized MFS-type transporter YwfA isoform X1 → MKSETVTLVLVNLASIMERADESLLPGVYKEVGAALHADPTGLGSLTLFRSIVQSACYPLAAYLASRHNRAHVIALGAFLWAAATFLVAISSTFLQVAISRGLNGIGLAIVIPAVQSLVADSTDDSNRGMAFGWLQLTGNIGSIIGSLCSVLIASTSFLGIPGWRIAFHLVAIVSIIVGILVWLFANDPRNSDEKNRAKDLNSRKSFWSELKDLVKEAKSVMKIPSFQIIVAQGVSGSFPWSALSFTAMWLELIGFTHNTTAFLMTIFIIAGSLGGLFGGYMGDILAKRLPNSGRIILSQISSGSAIPLAAVLLLALPDDPSTAFLHGLVLFIMGLIISWNAPATNNPIFAEIVPEKSRTSIYALDRSFESVLASFAPPVVGILAQHVYGYKPIPKGSSNSVEIETDRENAASLAKALYTAIGIPMVICCLIYSFLYCTYPRDRDRARMTALIESEMQQMEVDSPHSEENLDGLDMLKSNGSYEKERSVIDINYGMDESINLDDNDEKSLLSRQLTFADVEE, encoded by the exons ATGAAGTCGGAGACGGTGACGCTGGTGCTGGTGAATCTGGCGTCCATCATGGAGAGGGCCGACGAGTCCCTGCTCCCGGGGGTGTACAAGGAGGTGGGCGCCGCCCTGCACGCCGATCCGACGGGCCTCGGGTCGTTGACCCTGTTCCGATCCATTGTCCAGTCCGCTTGCTATCCGCTCGCCGCTTACCTCGCGTCCCGCCACAACCGTGCCCACGTCATCGCCCTCGGCGCCTTCCTCTGGGCCGCCGCCACTTTCCTCGTCGCCATTTCCTCCACTTTCCTGCag GTAGCAATTTCAAGAGGCTTGAATGGGATCGGACTTGCAATAGTAATACCTGCAGTTCAGTCTCTTGTTGCAGACTCTACAGATGATAGCAACCGTGGGATGGCGTTTGGATGGCTGCAGCTAACGGGCAACATCGGCTCCATCATCGGATCGCTGTGTTCTGTTTTAATAGCCTCAACATCCTTCCTGGGAATCCCCGGTTGGAGAATTGCTTTTCACCTTGTCGCCATAGTAAGCATTATCGTCGGTATTTTGGTGTGGCTCTTTGCTAACGATCCTCGAAATTCTGATGAAAAAAATCGAGCAAAAGATCTGAATTCACGTAAGTCCTTCTGGTCAGAACTCAAAGACCTGGTTAAAGAAGCGAAATCAGTGATGAAGATCCCATCTTTTCAAATTATAGTGGCTCAGGGCGTGTCCGGGTCATTCCCGTGGTCAGCTCTTTCATTTACTGCAATGTGGTTGGAACTCATTGGCTTCACTCACAATACGACAGCATTCCTCATGACAATCTTCATTATTGCTGGTTCACTTGGTGGTCTCTTCGGAGGCTACATGGGGGATATTCTTGCCAAACGGTTGCCCAACTCGGGTAGAATAATCCTGTCACAGATAAGTTCGGGTTCGGCGATTCCATTAGCTGCGGTTTTGCTCCTGGCATTGCCTGATGACCCTTCCACAGCCTTCCTGCATGGTCTGGTTCTGTTTATCATGGGTCTGATCATATCCTGGAATGCCCCAGCTACAAACAA TCCAATATTTGCAGAGATAGTCCCTGAGAAATCCAGAACAAGCATCTATGCACTGGATCGCTCTTTTGAGTCCGTCCTGGCATCATTCGCTCCCCCAGTGGTTGGGATTCTTGCTCAGCATGTATATGGGTATAAGCCAATTCCCAAGGGATCATCCAACTCTGTAGAGATAGAAACAGATAGGGAAAACGCTGCATCGCTTGCAAAAGCCCTTTACACAGCTATCGGAATCCCAATGGTGATCTGTTGCCTTATTTACTCTTTTCTCTACTGCACGTACCCGAGAGATAGAGACCGTGCAAGAATGACTGCGCTGATTGAATCAGAAATGCAGCAGATGGAGGTCGATAGCCCTCACTCAGAAGAAAATCTGGACGGCCTCGATATGTTAAAGTCGAATGGCAGTTATGAGAAGGAGAGGAGTGTGATTGACATCAATTACGGAATGGACGAAAGTATCAACTTGGATGATAACGACGAAAAATCCTTGCTTTCGAGGCAGCTAACATTTGCGGACGTCGAAGAATAA